From Mustelus asterias chromosome 19, sMusAst1.hap1.1, whole genome shotgun sequence, one genomic window encodes:
- the fdx2 gene encoding ferredoxin-2, mitochondrial, which yields MAAASARRGFRGVLRLTASHWAPGAGTRPGQRRGERLLDPGPVRTPTSGRTLHSGPNPHQCENTSQETEDSTDVVNVTFIDRSGRRIPVKGKVGDNALYLAHENGIDLEGACEASLACSTCHVYVNEEHFDKLPEAVEREEDMLDMAPVLQLNSRLGCQIILTKELEGMELTLPKITRNFYVDGHVPKPH from the exons ATGGCGGCGGCCAGTGCTCGGCGCGGCTTCCGCGGGGTCCTGAGGCTCACAGCCAGTCACTGGGCTCCGGGGGCCGGGACCCGTCCGGGGCAACGCCGGGGAGAGCGGCTCCTGGACCCGGGCCCGGTCCGAACCCCGACCTCGGGCCGGACTCTGCACAGCGGCCCGA ATCCCCATCAGTGTGAAAACACAAGTCAGGAAACTGAGGATTCGACAGATGT TGTAAATGTAACCTTTATAGACCGGTCAGGGCGTCGGATTCCTGTGAAAGGGAAAGTGGGTGACAATGCACTGTACTTGGCTCATGAAAATGGCATTGATCTCGAGG GTGCATGTGAAGCTTCATTGGCCTGTTCAACCTGCCATGTCTACGTGAATGAAGAGCATTTCGATAAACTCCCAGAAGCAGTAGAAAG GGAGGAGGACATGTTGGACATGGCACCTGTTCTGCAGCTCAATTCCCGCCTGGGTTGTCAGATCATCCTCACCAAAGAGTTAGAAGGCATGGAGCTGACATTGCCGAAAATCACCAGGAATTTCTATGTGGACGGGCATGTGCCAAAGCCGCACTGA